CCATCTGCCACCTGGCAGCAGAGCTTTCATTTCCCCAAACCACATTCAAGTACTTATATGTTGTCTTGTTCTCTAGTTTGTATGTCCGATCAGGATCCGTGGCATCAACATTCCTGACCATGCAGAGCCTGTAGATAGCGCCAGTTTTTGACCTTCCAATGCCGACTCTTACAAAACAACCCACAATCAACTCTTCGAAAAATGGCTCCATTAACCATTTTGCAAGTTTTGACCTTCTGATAGTAATTTCCTTAATGTCATTAAATGTTGGCCCATTTGGCCCCCATGTGCCCCTCTCATCCTCACTATCAACCATTCCGCCATCCCCAGTTGACCCTTCGTCTTCACTGTTAGACCTGCTTTCACTCTCACTCTGACTAGAGCTACTTAGACTTGATGCAGTGAAGGGTTTCCTCTTGACTGGTGATAAGCCCCGGTTGCCAGAACTGCCTCTAGATGCATCTCTCAACTTACGATGTGCCTCTGGATCCTGCTGCTTCAGCCGTTTTGCTCTCAACTCATTCAGAGCATCATCTTTAGCAGCAGCCCTATCCGCAGATCTAGCCGATGACCGCACTCCACGAGAAGGAAGAGGTGGAGTCTCTCTCTGTGACCGGCTAGGCCTATCGTTTTCCCGCTTCGATCTAATCTTCTCAGTAAATTTCTTATCACCTCTCTTATCTGCTCGTTCCGACAGAATCATTTCTCTTTCCAGTTCAGTCAACTGCGCAAGCTGTCTCCTGTCTTCCTCATTCTTGTAAAGATCGTCACCAACATCAGATTCATCACTGCTGTCACGCTCTCGACCAGAACCAGCATCATTATAATCACCTTCTTCCTGACTGCCCTGATCATCATCTCTTTCAGCAGGGTCTAACCTCTTCTTCAATGGAACTTGTGAACCAGACGGTTTTCTACTTGCATACCCATGATCATCATCCGAATCATCATCCCTAGAGTCACTTCCCCCATCTGAATATGAACCTTCACGTCGCCTTCTAGATGGTGGAAGCGAATGTCGGTTCCTTCCTCCAGTACCAGTTCTTCCCGCTGCCTCAAGAAGCAAATTTTCTAAGTCTGCCATAATCACCCGTGCACCCTTCTAGGCTGTGACAATTTGTTTCACCTCTGAAACCATTTAAAAAGATATAGTAAACCAATTTGAACgttcatacacatatatatagcGTTAACTAGTTTGAACATTCATTAAATATACTATCCACAAGAAAATTATGAagagaaattcattaaaacgtCACAAAGCATGTAAACCCGATTGCAGAgttttcttaaactctataTAGCTAATGTAGGGGATAACAATCAAtgacccctttttttttaatagtaaaacaaCTTCGATTGAAAATACACTAGCAACTAAAGGGGTATAGTTTTGTAACCTTAGCTTATACAGATTTATTCTTCAGCTCTTTTTTTGCCATTATCAATGGCCAATCTTATAATCAAATAacaaagtataataataaagcaACGATTCCATGAAATTACTTATCATGATCAAAACCAGATCTAAGCCAGATAAACTGAAAATTCACAGTTTTTCTTATTCTATGCGTAaaacaacttttacaaaaaaaaaaaagtaaagtaaaattcgggacaaaaattaaataccacaatttaaaaagaaaaaaaaataggatGGTACCGGCGCCGACGAAGCGACGGAGACGCCGCCGCCTTAACGTTAAACAGAAAGGTAGAGAAATAAAGACTAACCTGGGTATCGCGAAAAGCTTTATCGATTTCGTAGCTAATTTTCTGATCTGGATATCGAATCAGAGAGAAAATCAATGGGTAATTAGGGGAAGAATCGGAAAAGGGCAAAGCATAAATCACTGGGTTGGATTTGAAAGGGCAAAAAATTTGGACTGAACTTTTACTTATAGACCCATTTATTATCAGTTGCTGGGTTTTcatttttgttacttttaaacCCAATTTTTGAATGCCGTCTTCGGCCTATTTACGAAAAGGTTAAACTACACCTAAAGTCTCtgaactattagtaagtttacattttggtcactcaatttaaaaaagttacaaaatggtcaccaGCCGGCTAACATAAAAACAGAAACACCAAAAAGTCCAATATAATTGAATGACCAAAAAAGACAAACttaaatagttgagtgactattttataacttttcataattgtgtgataaaaaaagaaaaataataataatttggtgACTACTAATGGAGTTTAccataaaaactaataaaattattactttataaaaaattatcttaatttttttatatttatttacacatGGATAAAAGGAAAACCCGAAGTACCTTCCTTCTACTTATGTCAAAAGGATAGAATCACGACCCATGACACTTACACGTAGCACATCACCCTATATGATCTCTCTCTTTTggcattttaaagaaaaatgtttaaattttagttttgatcttATATAGcaaaaattgagatttaatatatatacattatttttaatgtaaattagtctttatatttttaatgttattaattagtctaaaCAGTTAataccattaattttttattaaaacattacgtgattatatataatttgaatgtcTTACGAGTTTTAGATATTGACATGTccctttccatttcttttaagcTTGTGTCTATTTTGACATTATAAgacaataatcaaatttcaaatttggcCTCTAGATTATGTTGaaacttgagatttaatctatatactttagtttttacataatttagtcCATCTACTTTTGTAATGTCATTAATTAGTctaaacaattaatattgttaactatttcaatcaaaatattgACGTCAAAGTTTCTTAAGAACAATATTCCAACCGAAAAAAAATATTCCAatagaaaaatgattttataatgaTGGTTTCAAtgtgttttaagaaaaaaatcctaaaaagtgtttttaatgttatttttattgttatataatatttcttaatttcaaaacattataccaaagaatttaatagaagaatttcaaCAACGATAACAActgaacctaaattttaaattcaaaaaagtaGAGGACTGTATTCTAAAATAACAGAGGGAGACTCAATTCTAAATGTACAAAGTGTAGGGcttagagcatattttaacattcaaatttttactttataattctatacaaatatataattaaaccaaTGGCAAGCGTGAACTCGAACCATACTAGTATGTATTATTTCGTTAAAATGAAAGTTAAAgttatttggtaaatttttatttgataaattaatttaattttaactattaaaataaaaatatttgaaataatattttcttgttaaattttattttcaaaacatcaaaatcaaaattgaatgataaagttttaattaaaaaattaaagttgatcggaaaattcaataaaattaaagtttagtgcaaaattcaatcacataaaattgaatgataaatttacCTATTTTCGCATAGTATAATGATaaacatcaattaaaataaaatatatggataAAATTGGCAAATTTATAAGCCTagaaaaatctattaatttctttatttcttgaaacataataattaataatgaaaataattattttatttattaaaatattttgtatgaaatataacttgattttattaaaaagaaatcatgaaaaaaaaaaaacaaaaatcgacGCAACATATAAAAGTTTTGCACATCATTTGTTGCCATAAGGGCTACACACTAAAGTAGGTAGTTTTGATGAGTTAAACAATAAACGACggcaaaagaaaacaaagtttaaatgaaaaaattagaaaaaaaaaccaccCAAAAATGAAACTTTACGTAGAAAGGTGAAGAGTAATGAATGATTCATCAAAAAGAATACATTGACCGTACGTGGATGTACGATCGTTCATTAAAAAGTACTGTTATGAATGATTCATAAAAAAGAATACATTGACCGTACGTGGATGTACGATCGCTCACTAAAAAGTAATGTGAGCGTTTTGTCATTGGTGGGATTCAAATCCCCTATACTAAAACATAGATAAATTAATCCATATACATatgattaaaaagttaattggtCATTCTGTTGAAACTTCCATATTTAAAACTAGCATATGACGTCAAAATGAGATACACATGGCACGTCATGTGTAACTATCTGATTATTTCGCTAACCAAATCAATTTTTACCAAtacaaattgatgaaattttcaatagaaataatcgatttgttcttttatttgatatacatggattaatttactcatttattaGTGGAAAGGTAAAatacaattagactcttaatACATGTAAAAGTTTTGAATACACGGacctctatgatacttttattAGTTATATTTCTATTCTTCATCtaatttgtgtatatttataattataaggtaatatcttttatatttgtaCATATATTTATGATTGTATAATACTACGTTGTAAACtctaatagaaattaaattcattaataacTTTCATTAAATTATGCTTAAGctactaattaataattaaagataTTGCATTGATTAATCAATGATTGTAATTGGTCCCAAAACAAAGTTTGAACAAGAAAGAGAATTTTAAACCGACCAATAAATAGATATATGTACtgtctaaaattattaaaccaataaaaTATAACGTCCTCTTTTTAcgttttaacttaaaataaattaatccattcattatatttaaaattgacatcaaagctaaaaaaaattgttgaaaattaacaaaaattacgAAAAATCTAAACTAACGGAAAGGGTCAAACTTCAAAGCAAACAGACGGAAGCGAATCTATAAGAAACGTCAACAGCAGCCATATAAAGCGGCTATCTAACAGGTTTTTAACCCAATCCAagatttcataaatattatgcAAGTCCTTCAAGGTTCTGGGCATTGTTTAATTACGTCCTTCCTCTGACATCCTCCTTCGATTAGGTCATTTTTTTCCCGTGCACGCCCTTGAGAAAAAGGGATAATTAAAGTTCGGTCCCTCTCTCCGGTCCCCACACCCAGCAATGCCAATGACGCCTTCACAGTTcacactaaaatttataatggtttaatattattgaaatggaTCTAGGGTTTTCTCAAATTCTTCATCACCGAAAAAAGCAAACCATAAGAAAGCcacttttttttgtaatttttttggggaaaatttgaAATACGAAATCGGAAATCATCAAAGCAATCAAGCGAAGAAGAAAGAGATCTgttattagggttttttttttcaaattttttgagaTCAAATACTCCCCCAAAAGAGCACAGATCTATGTGAACAAATCCGGTCCAAAAAAATAAGGAGAAACCCTAAATTTCTCCTTCGGTCCTTCAATTGAACTTGCAATCAGCAAAAAATTGTGGTCAAATCTAAAGAGAATCGAATAGATCGAAaaacaattttgtaaaaacttttTGTTGTTGATAAATTTGACGAGAAATTTTGAGAGGATCTGAATCTGGTGATGAGTATGTACAAATCGGTTGTGTGTCGAGGGGATGAAGTGTTGGGGGAGGTTGAGATTTATCCACAACAGCAGCAGCtaagggaagaagaagaagaatatggGGGAAAAATAACGGTGATGGAAGAAGAAATGAAGGAAATCAGGATAGGATATTTGACGCAAGGCAGTGAGAGATGTCCACCACTGGCAGTGTTGCATACCATTACTAGTACTGGGATTTGCTTCAAAATggaatcatcaaaggacaacAACTACTCATCTTCATTTCAAGACACGCCTCCGCTTCATCTTTTGCACTCCGAATGTATCAGAGACAACAAGGTATAGCCCACCAATTTGCCCATCAACTTGAACAcaaaaaaacccagaaaaaaaCAACTAAGCTAAAATTAAGTGGGAAGCAAacaataagtttaaaaaaaggAGTTAATATTAATTGCCCATAAGCTACTACTAACTTACTGGACTCTTTACTGGACAGACATTTTTACAGGACCTCCGGTTTGAATTTTAGACGATTTTTTTGCGGAGCCCAAGATCcttgtaaaaaaaatcatcaactTAGAGAATTGGGGATTTTAACCAGTTGTAGCTCTTGATTTTGTGAGAACTGTATGAACTGAAAATGCATGAACTTCTGAACTGTGAGGTTTTTTGACAATTTTGGGGAAGTTGCTAATGCCCTAATCCTTGGTGACTTGttgaaactttatatttttagtccAGAAGCAGGAAATATGAACTGGTTTTTTTGGGAATTATGATTTTCTAGAATATTAATTTCTTGACAATTTTAGAGTGAATCCATGAATTGCATGTACCATAAAAACGTTAAGTCTTGAAGTCTTCTTTTGAACCGCCCAGAAAACTTGAGCTGAATTGTTTGAAGCCATATCCCTGAATTTACTAAGGTGGGTACCATACGATGGGAGGTCCCTGGGTACACCTTTAGATATTTATGGGTAATAGTCTTGTATTGTAGCTATTAGCCTGGTATCATTAACAGAGTTTGGGCTTTGTGAATGAACTTAATTTGAATGATTCTTACAATTTCTGAGTGAAAACTTTTATGACAGTTAATGCTACTTTTTGTTATCAGATAATGTTTTGTTttccttaatcaaaattttgagaattgaTGGTGATGTTATTTGGTGCTTCCAGACTGCAGTAATGCCTATGGGAGATTGTGAGCTCCATTTGGTTGCAATGTATTCTAGGAATAGCGATAGGCCCTGTTTCTGGGGATTCAATGTTGCAAGGGGACTCTATGATTCTTGTCTTGTCATGTTGAACCTAAGATGTTTAGGAATTGTATTCGATCTGGATGAAACTCTAGTTGTTGCAAATACAATGCGGTCATTCGAGGACAGAATAGAGGCTTTGCAGCGAAAGATGAACACCGAGGTTGATACACAACGTGCTGCAGGTATGATGGCCGAGATTAAGCGTTATCAAGATGATAAGGCCATATTAAAGCAATACGCAGAGAATGATCAAGTTGTTGAAAATGGGAAGGTGATTAAGGTTCAGTCTGAGATTGTTCAACCCTTGTCTGATAATCACCAACCTATTATTCGACCTCTCATTCGATTACAAGagaaaaacattattttgaCACGCATCAATCCACAGGTA
This genomic window from Gossypium raimondii isolate GPD5lz chromosome 10, ASM2569854v1, whole genome shotgun sequence contains:
- the LOC105776939 gene encoding protein RTF1 homolog encodes the protein MADLENLLLEAAGRTGTGGRNRHSLPPSRRRREGSYSDGGSDSRDDDSDDDHGYASRKPSGSQVPLKKRLDPAERDDDQGSQEEGDYNDAGSGRERDSSDESDVGDDLYKNEEDRRQLAQLTELEREMILSERADKRGDKKFTEKIRSKRENDRPSRSQRETPPLPSRGVRSSARSADRAAAKDDALNELRAKRLKQQDPEAHRKLRDASRGSSGNRGLSPVKRKPFTASSLSSSSQSESESRSNSEDEGSTGDGGMVDSEDERGTWGPNGPTFNDIKEITIRRSKLAKWLMEPFFEELIVGCFVRVGIGRSKTGAIYRLCMVRNVDATDPDRTYKLENKTTYKYLNVVWGNESSAARWQMAMISDSPPLEEEFRQLIREVERSGGRMPSKQDVLEKKEALQKAKTFVYSAATVKQMLQEKKSSSSRPLNVAAEKDRLRRDLEIAQSKHDDVEVERIKKRLQQLEASRQSQEKDAKAVRLAEMNRKNRVENFKNASGLKPVNTGLKAGEAGYDPFSRRWTRSRNYYNAKAPGGDAAAVANGDTNGAIGSGNGNDAGAAAAEAGRAATAAALQEAAGAGKLVDTNAPVDEGTESNMLHDFELPISLDVLRKFGGHEGAVAGFMARKQRIEATVGCRVPENDGRRHALTLTVSDYKRRRGLL